From Vanrija pseudolonga chromosome 1, complete sequence, a single genomic window includes:
- the ileS gene encoding Isoleucine--tRNA ligase: MTRLLVAHGLRYGLRAQAFTRAPTCVRYATTAPAPDAAQDKKKYSASLLLPKTDMQLRVKNAPALEAKYRDRTTHELYRAQYDSNQGKVFVFHDGPPYANGNLHMGHALNKILKDMINRYNVIRGRKVHYVPGWDCHGLPIEHKALAALGKSHTALDPISVRTEAKKFALEAIDIQKDEFKQLGVMADWNNDKGVYRTIDHDFELRQLKLFQSMVSKGFISHRLRPNYYSPSSRTALAEAELEYKDLTSTSVYVAFAVEDADASARLQQALSKGRETVPGAKLHLAIWTTTPWSLPGNMGVAVGAELNYVVAVDESKRLLVVAEERLEALQQFLGPLVVVDKLTGEELVGTKYTHFFHPASSSEERPSVFLAEYVTSDSGTGLVHSAPAHGHEDYESFQALGLLKDELRCPIDDDGKFTSEVQAWSGHEDSATLVGLPVQKAGSKAMIELLKSHNLLFAKESIRHRYPVDWRTKEPIIIRATPQWFADVESLKDHAAEAISNINFIPASGRNRLTATVSSRSEWCISRQRSWGVPIPALFSATGEPLLTEESVEHILGVLNEKGVDHWWSGPTEDFIPPSFKGQVFTRGYDTLDVWFDSGTSWTLIEAAHLRPDDEPLADVYLEGSDQHRGWFQSSLLTRLASLEGRQAVAPYRNLITHGFTTDETGAKMSKSQGNGVSPMDIVNGTKSTPARGSDTLRVWAAGVDYTRDASIGPSSIEHASELLRKLRSSMRFIIGNTSRAPPPALADVELSIAERYILHLLNQLEVDVESAYDQFAFNRVVQSVFTFQSTLSAWYFDVVKDSLYCDPVEGARRQAIVATLSHVVQALVKMTAPIAPHLAEEVYEASGSPVKSSVFLDHWSPETEWLNPTAHDEMTALLTVRTELQKLLTSAREAKQLRVGTEATLQIASSGDLSSLLAKNEALLASIFGVSEVRLAPGVDTAEWSYVAPVETSKGSAELTVSASTKSACPRCWLHTATVADALCHRCETVLTTA; encoded by the exons ATGACTCGTCTCCTGGTGGCCCACGGCCTGCGATACGGCCTGAGGGCTCAGGCCTTCACGCGGGCTCCGACTTGCGTGCGCTATGCGACGACCGCCCCAGctcccgacgccgcccaggACAAGAAGAAGTACTCGGCCTCCTTGTTGTTGCCAAAGACGGACATGCAGCTGCGCGTCAAGAACGCCCCAGCTCTCGAGGCCAAGTACCGGGACAGGACAACCCATGAACTCTATCGCGCCCAG TACGACTCCAACCAGGGCAAGGTCTTCGTGTTCCATGACGGCCCGCCTTATGCAAACGGCAACTTGCACATGG GCCATGCTCTGAACAAGATCTTGAAAGACATGATCAACCGATACAACGTCATTCGCGGAAGGAAGGTCCA CTACGTCCCGGGATGGGACTGCCATGGCCTGCCCATCGAGCACAAGGCGTTGGCTGCTCTTGGA AAATCACATACGGCCCTTGACCCCATCAGTGTCCGaaccgaggccaagaagtTCGCTCTGGAGGCCATAGACATTCAAAAGGACGAGTTCAAGCAGCTCGGTGTCATGGCGGACTGGAATAACGATAAGGGAGTGTACCGGACCATTG ACCACGACTTCGAGCTGAGGCAACTGAAGCTATTCCAGAGCATGGTCTCGAAGG GATTCATTTCGCATCGTCTTCGTCCCAACTACTACTCCCCATCGTCCAGGActgcccttgccgaggcTGAGCTCGAGTACAAGGACCTCACGTCGACGTCCGTGTATGTGGCCTTTGCCGTTGAGGATGCGGACGCTTCGGCTCGTTTGCAGCAGGCTTTGTCGAAGGGCCGGGAGACTGTTCCTGGTGCAAAGTTGCATCTTGCCATCTGGACGACCACGCCGTGGAGTTTGCCCGGCAACATG GGCGTGGCGGTTGGCGCTGAGCTCAACTATGTCGTTGCCGTGGACGAGAGTAAACGTCTTTTGGTtgttgccgaggagcgctTGGAGGCATTGCAACAGTTCCTTGGCCCTCTCGTGGTCGTTGACAAGCTGACCG GCGAGGAACTTGTTGGCACAAAGTACACTCACTTCTTCCACCCTGCATCTTCCAGCGAAGAACGCCCAAGTGTTTTCCTTGCGGAATACGTGACTTCCGACTCGGGTACCGGTCTGGTTCACTCCGCCCCAGCTCATGGTCACGAGGATTACGAGTCTTTCCAGGCGCTCGGACTGCTCAAGGACGAACTGCGATGCCCTATTGATGATGACGGAAAGTTCACGAGCGAGGTTCAGGCGTGGTCGGGGCATGAGGATTCTGCCACCCTTGTTGGCCTTCCAGTCCAAAAGGCCGGCTCCAAGGCGATGATTGAGCTCCTCAAGTCGCACAATCTCTTGTTCGCAAAGGAATCTATCCGCCATCGTTACCCTGTGGACTGGAGGACAAAGGAGCCCATTATTATTAGGGCTACTCCTCAGTGGTTCGCCGATGTCGAGTCGTTGAAAGAtcatgccgccgaggcgatcTCAAATATTAATTTCATTCCTGCGAGTG GTCGAAACCGCCTCACGGCCACTGTGTCCTCTCGTTCTGAATGGTGCATTTCTCGTCAGCGAAGCTGGGGTGTGCCCATCCCGGCTCTCTTCAGCGCCACCGGTGAACCACTTCTCACAGAAGAGTCCGTAGAGCACATCCTTGGGGTTCTCAACGAGAAGGGTGTGGATCACTGGTGGTCTGGTCCCACCGAAGACTTTATTCCGCCCTCGTTCAAAGGGCAGGTGTTTACCCGCGGCTACGACACCCTCGACGTTTGGTTTGACAGCGGAACCTCGTGGACTCTTATCGAGGCTGCCCACCTTCgtcccgacgacgagcccctGGCCGATGTGTACCTCGAGGGTTCCGACCAGCACCGCGGCTGGTTCCAGTCGAGTCTGCTGACGCGTCTGGCGTCGCTCGAGGGTCGCCAGGCCGTGGCTCCGTACCGCAACCTCATTACCCACGGATTTACGACGGACGAGACGGGCGCCAAGATGAGCAAGTCGCAAGGGAACGGCGTCTCGCCCATGGATATTGTGAACGGCACAAAG AGTACCCCTGCGCGCGGATCGGACACCCTGCGTGTTTGGGCAGCTGGAGTCGACTACACACGGGACGCATCCATCGGTCCTTCCAGTATTGAGCACGCCTCTGAGCTTCTTCGCAAGCTGCGCAGCAGCATGCGGTTCATCATTGGCAACACGTCCAGGGCACCGCCACCAGCGctggccgacgtcgagctgtcTATT GCGGAGAGGTACATTCTCCACCTGCTGAACCAGCTTGAAGTGGATGTGGAGTCGGCGTATGACCAGTTTGCGTTTAACAGAG TTGTCCAGAGCGTGTTCACATTCCAGTCTACCCTCTCGGCGTGGTACTTCGACGTGGTGAAGGACTCGCTCTACTGCGACCCTGTCgaaggagcgcggcgacaggCCATTGTTGCTACTCTGAGTCAC GTTGTGCAAGCGCTCGTCAAGATGACCGCGCCCATTGCGCCAcaccttgccgaggaggttTACGAGGCGTCGGGATCCCCCGTGAAGTCGTCAGTCTTCCTCGATCACTGGTCACCAGAG ACGGAGTGGCTCAACCCAACGGCGCACGACGAGATGACTGCCCTGCTGACTGTGCGCACCGAGCTGCAAAAGTTGTTGACGAGTGCACGTGAAGCAAA GCAACTGCGCGTAGGGACTGAAGCCACTTTGCAAATCGCCTCCAGCGGAGACTTGAGCAGCCTTCTGGCGAAGAATG AGGCGCTACTTGCTAGCATCTTTGGCGTGTCCGAGGTCCGATTGGCGCCCGGCGTTGACACGGCTGAGTGGTCGTATGTGGCTCCCGTCGAAACCT CCAAGGGTTCTGCGGAGCTcaccgtctcggcgtcgacaaagaGTGCATGCCCTCGGTGCTGGCTGCATACAGCGACAGTGGCAGACGCTTTGTGTCACCGCTGTGAGACAGTTCTCACGACCGCGTAA
- the Ercc6l2_1 gene encoding DNA excision repair protein ERCC-6-like 2 — MSRVRLSKPSSSSSRSSRPSAVQPKPPPNPIMRARASPVPEDDFEMVALAEAKEYAAVQENAAARKRVSEENAERKKKGLAAKKLPPKIVPNASKGKGRALRSSSSNSGEQSSGDEMEYEGQVKLGFNPLPLLAKTPLDTPVASIREADVRAKRRSESTPSPARKVTPSRPPRTSERQPMSPDVKPKIEPDVKPKIEVDVKPKIERGVKIEPDVKPKIEPDTTPDTKPVLQVKLEPGIDASSLPDSRLNIEARGKDEGDQDIPATVVKSEPQPPENHDDAESEVLEEDDDYDEEDMIVTVPWASSGQNVTHAGVEDADLQPETLEEEDDQYSDDDLFDYSTSTGEPSQKMDESIGGSVAKWEERPNFPATPEQRLKGPYLLDKDNPTMAVPASINRFLRDYQREGAQFMYNKYKQGVGGILGDDMGLGKTVQVISFLSAVMRKTGTSQDEGRRKLLIRGSGKLLPPRQWPTALIVVPTSLIPNWGFFEYKVWATEHQQAVKEQMLGGYLDIVLISSGMMARSSDTLKDLEFSSIVIVDEAHRLKKPDGLLTLAVKKMKTQSCFALTGTLIQNRMDEMWSVLDFVRRGWAGTLDEWREYAVNPIKRGHRHDGTVEAVVRAVMRTGEVSKKILPHFYLRRDKRLIASELPQKRDLVVLCPLGRNQAAVYQRIIDSPDVAFILHAHDPCECGSNETRRNCCHRENAIGDSYPATMLKMFDALGRVANQQISRRVFEFCHTTLRSTASWKRHSGVPLTNRDPNNCGKWNLLETLLKEWRRASEENNKVLIFSNSVRLLKMIKEFIDISDELAGVDCDVFSGDVDKSDRMAMVDKFQDPNQDMFVMLVSTLAGGVGLNLTAANKVVIFDPSWNPANDLQAMDRAFRIGQKRPVDVYRLVGQGTVEEVMYERQIYKQQRARQMNDGTFERRTHTGYEGAQHKEDKGELFGVHNIFKFDPQGFVKGNLERIRLAEDQIRLDLIEGEYDEEPEVDGDESDDEMAKEVRAQRRAKALKHAIGQPALEDESLLSEINSDGVAQKPKTDDDVLKQLGVTSLQHDSAFRDSAEERDIFEIGLKILAQRPDLKDIKANDAGKVRLRDEKKPKRKSRGGDDEPDYSEQPWAKRFSAGKTRNKGKVLAGLDDDEEVE; from the exons ATGAGCAGAGTTAGGCTGTCCAAgccgtcgtcaagctcgtcaaggtcgtcgagaCCCTCGGCTGTGCAGCCGA AGCCGCCGCCCAACCCCATCATGCGGGCCCGAGCCTCGCCAG TACCAGAAGACGACTTTGAAATGGTGGCCTTGGCCGAGGCGAAAGAATACGCCGCAGTGCAGGAGAATGCCGCGGCTCGCAAGCGAGTCAGCGAGGAGAACGCGGAACGGAAGAAGAAGgggctcgccgccaagaagctcCCTCCGAAGATCGTGCCCAACGCCTCGAAAGGTAAGGGCAGGGCCCTCAGGAGTAGCTCGTCCAACTCGGGAGAGCAGAGCTCTGGGGATGAGATGGAGTACGAGGGCC AGGTCAAGCTTGGCTTCAACCCGCTCCCGCTACTCGCAA AAACACCTCTTGATACCCCGGTGGCGTCTATTCGAGAGGCTGACGTGAGGGCAAAACGCCGAAGCGAGTCGACACCATCACCTGCTCGGAAGGTtacgccgagccggccgccgcgcaccagcGAACGGCAACCTATGTCGCCAGACGTCAAGCCTAAGATCGAACCCGATGTGAAGCCAAAGATTGAGGTTGACGTCAAGCCAAAGATTGAACGTGGCGTGAAGATTGAGCCGGATGTCAAGCCAAAGATCGAGCCCGACACAACGCCCGATACCAAGCCCGTGCTTCAAGTCAAGCTTGAGCCAGGAATTGACGCATCTTCCCTGCCCGATTCCCGGTTGAACATCGAGGCAAGAGGAAAAGACGAGGGTGATCAGGACATCCCAGCAACAGTCGTCAAGTCGGAGCCGCAACCACCGGAGAACCACGATGATGCCGAGTCTGAGGTTCtagaggaagacgacgactacgacgaaGAGGACATGATCGTCACCGTTCCATGGGCGTCCAGTGGACAGAATGTAACCCACGCCGGCGTGGAGGACGCAGACCTTCAGCCTGAGACTctcgaggaagaagacgaccAGTACTCTGATGACGACCTCTTTGACT ACTCCACGTCGACTGGAGAGCCTTCGCAGAAGATGGACGAGTCCATAGGAGGGAGTGTTGCAAAATGGGAGGAGCGCCCCAACTTCCCGGCGACGCCAGAGCAGCGACTAAAAGGCCCGTACCTCCTCGACAAAGACAACCCCACCATGGCGGTGCCGGCATCGATCAACCGTTTCCTACGGGATTATCAACGCGAGGGAGCTCAGTTCATGTACAACAAGTACAAACAGGGCGTGGGCGGGATCCTTGGCGACGACATGGG TCTCGGGAAGACGGTCCAGGTCATTTCCTTT CTGTCTGCTGTGATGCGCAAAACCGGGACGTCACAAGACGAAGGTCGTCGAAAGCTACTTATCCGGGGAAGTGGCAAACTATTGCCTCCGCGGCAGTGGCCAACTGCACTGATTGTGGTCCCCACTTCGCTTATTCCGAAT TGGGGATTCTTCGAGTACAAAGTATGGGCCACGGAGCATCAACAGGCTGTGAAAGAGCAAATGCTAGGGGGCTATTTGGACATTG TTCTGATCTCCAGTGGGATGATGGCGAGGTCCAGTGACACATTGAAGGACCTCGAGTTCTC AAGCATCGTTATTGTGGACGAGGCACATCGACTCAAAAAGCCAGACGGTCTCCTGACATTGGCTGTGAAGAAGATGAAAACTCAGTCCTGTTTCGCTCTCACCGGCACCTTGATCCAAAATCGCATGGATGAAATGTGGAGTGTTCTCGACTTT GTTCGACGCGGTTGGGCTGGTACCCTCGACGAGTGGAGGGAATATGCAGTCAATCCCATCAAACGAGGACATCGTCATGATGGGACGGTCGAAGCTGTGGTCCGGGCAGTT ATGCGAACAGGAGAAGTCAGCAAGAAGATTCTTCCCCATTTCTACCTTCGACGCGACAAGCGCCTCATTGCAAGCGAG CTTCCTCAGAAGCGAGACCTCGTTGTGCTCTGCCCACTGGGTAGGAACCAAGCCGCCGTCTACCAGCGTATCATTGACTCGCCTG ACGTCGCATTCATTCTCCACGCTCATGACCCTTGCGAATGCGGGTCTAATGAAAC CCGACGAAACTGTTGCCACCGAGAAAACGCCATCGGCGACAGTTACCCCGCGACTATGCTGAAGATGTtcgacgcgctcgggcgCGTGGCAAAT CAACAGATCAGCAGACGTGTCTTTGAGTTCTGC CATACGACCCTGCGGTCCACAGCGTCGTGGAAGCGACATT CAGGAGTGCCGCTAACGAACAGGGACCCGAACAACTGTGGCAAATGGAAT CTCCTTGAAACACTGTTGAAGGAGTGGAGGCGAGCCAGCGAAGAGAACAACAAGG TCCTCATTTTCTCCAACTCGGTCCGTCTCCTCAAAATGATCAAGGAGTTTATCGACATTTCCGACGAAT TGGCTGGTGTTGACTGCGATGTCTTCTCCGGTGACGTTGACAAGAGTGATCGCATGGCCATGGTGGACAAGTTCCAAGATCCCAACCAGGACATGTTTGTGATGCTTGTCAGCACTCTGGCTGGTGGCGTGGGTCTGAACTTGACCGCG GCGAACAAGGTTGTCATCTTTGACCCTTCATGGAATCCCGCAAACGACCTCCAGGCAATGGACCGAGCCTTTAGGATTGGCCAGAAACGCCCAGT TGATGTCTACCGTCTGGTAGGACAAGGCACCGTGGAGGAGGTTATGTATGAGCGGCAAA TCTacaagcagcagcgtgcACGCCAGATGAATGACGGAACATTCGAGCGCCGCACCCACACTGGTTACGAGGGCGCACAACACAAAGAGGACAAGGGTGAACTGTTTGGTGTCCACAACATCTTCAAGTTTGACCCGCAAGGCTTTGTCAAGGGCAAC CTTGAACGTATTCGCCTCGCAGAGGACCAGATCCGCCTTGATCTCATTGagggcgagtacgacgaggagccaGAGGTGGACGGTGATGAATCGGAC GACGAGATGGCCAAGGAGGTGCGGGCACAGCGGCGTGCCAAGGCTCTTAAGCATGCTAttggccagccagccctcgAAGACGAGAGTTTGTTGTCCGAGATCAACTCGGACGGCGTGGCTCAGA AGCCAaagaccgacgacgacgtgttgaAGCAGCTCGGTGTGACTT CCCTCCAACACGACAGTGCATTCCGGGACTCTGCTGAAGAGAGGGACATTTTTGAAATCGGGCTCAAG ATCCTTGCCCAGCGGCCGGACCTCAAGGACATCAAGGCCAACGACGCCGGTAAAGTccgcctgcgcgacgagaagaagccCAAACGCAAGTCTCGAGGTGGCGACGATGAGCCCGATTACAGCGAGCAGCCGTGGGCAAAGCGGTTTTCTGCGGGAAAGACCCGAAACAAAGGCAAGGTGCTCGCCGGgctcgatgacgacgaggaagtcGAGTAG
- the Ercc6l2_1 gene encoding DNA excision repair protein ERCC-6-like 2, protein MSRVRLSKPSSSSSRSSRPSAVQPKPPPNPIMRARASPVPEDDFEMVALAEAKEYAAVQENAAARKRVSEENAERKKKGLAAKKLPPKIVPNASKGKGRALRSSSSNSGEQSSGDEMEYEGQVKLGFNPLPLLAKTPLDTPVASIREADVRAKRRSESTPSPARKVTPSRPPRTSERQPMSPDVKPKIEPDVKPKIEVDVKPKIERGVKIEPDVKPKIEPDTTPDTKPVLQVKLEPGIDASSLPDSRLNIEARGKDEGDQDIPATVVKSEPQPPENHDDAESEVLEEDDDYDEEDMIVTVPWASSGQNVTHAGVEDADLQPETLEEEDDQYSDDDLFDYSTSTGEPSQKMDESIGGSVAKWEERPNFPATPEQRLKGPYLLDKDNPTMAVPASINRFLRDYQREGAQFMYNKYKQGVGGILGDDMGLGKTVQVISFLSAVMRKTGTSQDEGRRKLLIRGSGKLLPPRQWPTALIVVPTSLIPNWGFFEYKVWATEHQQAVKEQMLGGYLDIVLISSGMMARSSDTLKDLEFSSIVIVDEAHRLKKPDGLLTLAVKKMKTQSCFALTGTLIQNRMDEMWSVLDFVRRGWAGTLDEWREYAVNPIKRGHRHDGTVEAVVRAVMRTGEVSKKILPHFYLRRDKRLIASEVRCMLNLVLTLPQLPQKRDLVVLCPLGRNQAAVYQRIIDSPDVAFILHAHDPCECGSNETRRNCCHRENAIGDSYPATMLKMFDALGRVANQQISRRVFEFCHTTLRSTASWKRHSGVPLTNRDPNNCGKWNLLETLLKEWRRASEENNKVLIFSNSVRLLKMIKEFIDISDELAGVDCDVFSGDVDKSDRMAMVDKFQDPNQDMFVMLVSTLAGGVGLNLTAANKVVIFDPSWNPANDLQAMDRAFRIGQKRPVDVYRLVGQGTVEEVMYERQIYKQQRARQMNDGTFERRTHTGYEGAQHKEDKGELFGVHNIFKFDPQGFVKGNLERIRLAEDQIRLDLIEGEYDEEPEVDGDESDDEMAKEVRAQRRAKALKHAIGQPALEDESLLSEINSDGVAQKPKTDDDVLKQLGVTSLQHDSAFRDSAEERDIFEIGLKILAQRPDLKDIKANDAGKVRLRDEKKPKRKSRGGDDEPDYSEQPWAKRFSAGKTRNKGKVLAGLDDDEEVE, encoded by the exons ATGAGCAGAGTTAGGCTGTCCAAgccgtcgtcaagctcgtcaaggtcgtcgagaCCCTCGGCTGTGCAGCCGA AGCCGCCGCCCAACCCCATCATGCGGGCCCGAGCCTCGCCAG TACCAGAAGACGACTTTGAAATGGTGGCCTTGGCCGAGGCGAAAGAATACGCCGCAGTGCAGGAGAATGCCGCGGCTCGCAAGCGAGTCAGCGAGGAGAACGCGGAACGGAAGAAGAAGgggctcgccgccaagaagctcCCTCCGAAGATCGTGCCCAACGCCTCGAAAGGTAAGGGCAGGGCCCTCAGGAGTAGCTCGTCCAACTCGGGAGAGCAGAGCTCTGGGGATGAGATGGAGTACGAGGGCC AGGTCAAGCTTGGCTTCAACCCGCTCCCGCTACTCGCAA AAACACCTCTTGATACCCCGGTGGCGTCTATTCGAGAGGCTGACGTGAGGGCAAAACGCCGAAGCGAGTCGACACCATCACCTGCTCGGAAGGTtacgccgagccggccgccgcgcaccagcGAACGGCAACCTATGTCGCCAGACGTCAAGCCTAAGATCGAACCCGATGTGAAGCCAAAGATTGAGGTTGACGTCAAGCCAAAGATTGAACGTGGCGTGAAGATTGAGCCGGATGTCAAGCCAAAGATCGAGCCCGACACAACGCCCGATACCAAGCCCGTGCTTCAAGTCAAGCTTGAGCCAGGAATTGACGCATCTTCCCTGCCCGATTCCCGGTTGAACATCGAGGCAAGAGGAAAAGACGAGGGTGATCAGGACATCCCAGCAACAGTCGTCAAGTCGGAGCCGCAACCACCGGAGAACCACGATGATGCCGAGTCTGAGGTTCtagaggaagacgacgactacgacgaaGAGGACATGATCGTCACCGTTCCATGGGCGTCCAGTGGACAGAATGTAACCCACGCCGGCGTGGAGGACGCAGACCTTCAGCCTGAGACTctcgaggaagaagacgaccAGTACTCTGATGACGACCTCTTTGACT ACTCCACGTCGACTGGAGAGCCTTCGCAGAAGATGGACGAGTCCATAGGAGGGAGTGTTGCAAAATGGGAGGAGCGCCCCAACTTCCCGGCGACGCCAGAGCAGCGACTAAAAGGCCCGTACCTCCTCGACAAAGACAACCCCACCATGGCGGTGCCGGCATCGATCAACCGTTTCCTACGGGATTATCAACGCGAGGGAGCTCAGTTCATGTACAACAAGTACAAACAGGGCGTGGGCGGGATCCTTGGCGACGACATGGG TCTCGGGAAGACGGTCCAGGTCATTTCCTTT CTGTCTGCTGTGATGCGCAAAACCGGGACGTCACAAGACGAAGGTCGTCGAAAGCTACTTATCCGGGGAAGTGGCAAACTATTGCCTCCGCGGCAGTGGCCAACTGCACTGATTGTGGTCCCCACTTCGCTTATTCCGAAT TGGGGATTCTTCGAGTACAAAGTATGGGCCACGGAGCATCAACAGGCTGTGAAAGAGCAAATGCTAGGGGGCTATTTGGACATTG TTCTGATCTCCAGTGGGATGATGGCGAGGTCCAGTGACACATTGAAGGACCTCGAGTTCTC AAGCATCGTTATTGTGGACGAGGCACATCGACTCAAAAAGCCAGACGGTCTCCTGACATTGGCTGTGAAGAAGATGAAAACTCAGTCCTGTTTCGCTCTCACCGGCACCTTGATCCAAAATCGCATGGATGAAATGTGGAGTGTTCTCGACTTT GTTCGACGCGGTTGGGCTGGTACCCTCGACGAGTGGAGGGAATATGCAGTCAATCCCATCAAACGAGGACATCGTCATGATGGGACGGTCGAAGCTGTGGTCCGGGCAGTT ATGCGAACAGGAGAAGTCAGCAAGAAGATTCTTCCCCATTTCTACCTTCGACGCGACAAGCGCCTCATTGCAAGCGAGGTACGTTGCATGCTCAACCTCGTATTGACCCTGCCGCAGCTTCCTCAGAAGCGAGACCTCGTTGTGCTCTGCCCACTGGGTAGGAACCAAGCCGCCGTCTACCAGCGTATCATTGACTCGCCTG ACGTCGCATTCATTCTCCACGCTCATGACCCTTGCGAATGCGGGTCTAATGAAAC CCGACGAAACTGTTGCCACCGAGAAAACGCCATCGGCGACAGTTACCCCGCGACTATGCTGAAGATGTtcgacgcgctcgggcgCGTGGCAAAT CAACAGATCAGCAGACGTGTCTTTGAGTTCTGC CATACGACCCTGCGGTCCACAGCGTCGTGGAAGCGACATT CAGGAGTGCCGCTAACGAACAGGGACCCGAACAACTGTGGCAAATGGAAT CTCCTTGAAACACTGTTGAAGGAGTGGAGGCGAGCCAGCGAAGAGAACAACAAGG TCCTCATTTTCTCCAACTCGGTCCGTCTCCTCAAAATGATCAAGGAGTTTATCGACATTTCCGACGAAT TGGCTGGTGTTGACTGCGATGTCTTCTCCGGTGACGTTGACAAGAGTGATCGCATGGCCATGGTGGACAAGTTCCAAGATCCCAACCAGGACATGTTTGTGATGCTTGTCAGCACTCTGGCTGGTGGCGTGGGTCTGAACTTGACCGCG GCGAACAAGGTTGTCATCTTTGACCCTTCATGGAATCCCGCAAACGACCTCCAGGCAATGGACCGAGCCTTTAGGATTGGCCAGAAACGCCCAGT TGATGTCTACCGTCTGGTAGGACAAGGCACCGTGGAGGAGGTTATGTATGAGCGGCAAA TCTacaagcagcagcgtgcACGCCAGATGAATGACGGAACATTCGAGCGCCGCACCCACACTGGTTACGAGGGCGCACAACACAAAGAGGACAAGGGTGAACTGTTTGGTGTCCACAACATCTTCAAGTTTGACCCGCAAGGCTTTGTCAAGGGCAAC CTTGAACGTATTCGCCTCGCAGAGGACCAGATCCGCCTTGATCTCATTGagggcgagtacgacgaggagccaGAGGTGGACGGTGATGAATCGGAC GACGAGATGGCCAAGGAGGTGCGGGCACAGCGGCGTGCCAAGGCTCTTAAGCATGCTAttggccagccagccctcgAAGACGAGAGTTTGTTGTCCGAGATCAACTCGGACGGCGTGGCTCAGA AGCCAaagaccgacgacgacgtgttgaAGCAGCTCGGTGTGACTT CCCTCCAACACGACAGTGCATTCCGGGACTCTGCTGAAGAGAGGGACATTTTTGAAATCGGGCTCAAG ATCCTTGCCCAGCGGCCGGACCTCAAGGACATCAAGGCCAACGACGCCGGTAAAGTccgcctgcgcgacgagaagaagccCAAACGCAAGTCTCGAGGTGGCGACGATGAGCCCGATTACAGCGAGCAGCCGTGGGCAAAGCGGTTTTCTGCGGGAAAGACCCGAAACAAAGGCAAGGTGCTCGCCGGgctcgatgacgacgaggaagtcGAGTAG